One genomic segment of Planktothrix sp. FACHB-1365 includes these proteins:
- a CDS encoding RNA-guided endonuclease TnpB family protein has protein sequence MLVLEFKVRAALQQRKAIDEAIRTAQFVQNKCLRYWMDNKGVNKYDLNKYCRVLAHDFKFASELNSQARQSSAERAWSAIARFYDNCKRKVPGKKGFPRFKKNCRSVEYKTTGWQLNLETRKAITFTDKKGIGRLRLVGSYDLHFYQPEQIKRVRLVRRADGYYCQFLISIDVKIQSKPTNKTIGLDVGLSAFYTDDQGNKVDNPKFLRKGEKKIKRLQRQLSRKQKESNNRKKARQRLAKSHLKISRQRKEFCKRVAYSVIHSNDVVAYEDLRIKNLVKNHCLAKSINDAAWYQFRIWLEYFGRKYGKATIAVPPQYTSQNCSNCGKIVKKSLSTRTHVCSCGCQLDRDENAAKNILRIGLSTAGHTGTFGLEPINALGELTSTLTGTILLGQVDSLNKESPVTLLCD, from the coding sequence ATGCTGGTTTTAGAATTTAAAGTTAGAGCCGCATTGCAACAACGTAAGGCAATAGATGAAGCGATTCGTACAGCCCAATTCGTCCAAAACAAATGTTTAAGATATTGGATGGATAACAAAGGGGTTAATAAGTACGATTTGAACAAATATTGTCGTGTATTAGCTCATGACTTTAAATTCGCGTCGGAACTGAATTCTCAGGCTAGACAATCTAGCGCCGAAAGAGCATGGTCAGCTATTGCTCGATTCTATGATAATTGCAAGCGGAAAGTTCCTGGCAAAAAAGGTTTCCCTCGTTTCAAGAAAAACTGCCGTTCGGTTGAATACAAAACAACCGGATGGCAATTAAATTTAGAAACCCGTAAAGCCATTACCTTTACTGACAAGAAAGGGATTGGACGGTTACGGTTAGTAGGAAGCTATGATCTACATTTTTACCAACCCGAACAAATTAAGCGAGTTCGATTAGTTAGACGTGCAGACGGCTATTATTGTCAATTTCTGATTTCAATTGACGTTAAGATTCAATCTAAACCAACTAATAAAACAATTGGTTTAGATGTAGGGTTATCTGCTTTTTATACTGACGACCAAGGTAATAAAGTAGACAACCCTAAATTCTTGAGAAAGGGAGAAAAGAAAATTAAGCGGTTGCAGAGACAACTTTCTCGAAAACAGAAAGAGTCTAATAATCGCAAAAAAGCCAGACAGCGATTAGCTAAGTCCCATCTAAAAATCAGTCGGCAACGAAAAGAGTTTTGCAAACGAGTTGCATACTCCGTCATCCACTCTAACGACGTGGTAGCCTACGAAGATTTAAGGATAAAAAACTTAGTGAAAAATCATTGTCTAGCTAAGTCAATTAATGATGCAGCTTGGTATCAATTCCGTATTTGGTTAGAATATTTTGGGAGAAAGTACGGCAAGGCTACTATCGCTGTTCCTCCTCAATATACAAGCCAAAACTGTTCAAATTGCGGAAAAATCGTCAAAAAATCCCTATCAACAAGAACCCACGTTTGTAGTTGTGGATGTCAGTTAGATAGGGATGAAAATGCTGCAAAAAACATTTTAAGAATTGGATTAAGTACGGCAGGACATACCGGAACTTTCGGTTTAGAACCGATAAATGCTTTGGGAGAATTGACCTCTACTTTAACGGGAACAATCCTGTTGGGGCAAGTCGATTCGTTGAACAAAGAATCTCCCGTCACATTGCTTTGCGATTGA
- a CDS encoding type IV pilin-like G/H family protein: protein MSKFTLLNSQKKWIYLSCSSILLILVTLGFFHFDNKIRRGQQAQGRSILRSLIKNQNQQLRKYGKFTPNLENLYRGTSKGIGTYQFKMTVESDRVFFEAIPIIWRRVSYSGAIFKIKNNQSVILVGGICKSPRSSFTAPTPIQPPFPNFYQVRCPLDAQLMESMKFLK, encoded by the coding sequence ATGTCAAAATTTACTCTTTTAAATTCTCAAAAAAAATGGATATATTTGTCTTGTTCAAGTATATTATTAATCCTGGTTACTCTAGGCTTTTTTCACTTTGATAATAAAATTCGCAGAGGTCAACAAGCACAAGGTAGATCAATTTTAAGGAGTTTAATTAAAAATCAAAATCAACAATTGAGAAAATATGGTAAATTTACTCCTAACTTAGAAAATCTATATCGAGGGACTTCAAAAGGTATCGGAACCTATCAATTTAAAATGACGGTAGAGTCAGATCGAGTATTTTTTGAAGCGATTCCTATTATTTGGCGACGGGTGAGTTACTCTGGCGCGATCTTTAAGATTAAGAACAATCAATCCGTTATCCTGGTGGGAGGAATTTGTAAAAGTCCTCGCTCCTCCTTTACGGCTCCAACTCCCATTCAACCTCCTTTTCCCAACTTTTATCAAGTTCGCTGTCCCCTTGATGCTCAATTGATGGAATCAATGAAATTCCTCAAATAA
- a CDS encoding NB-ARC domain-containing protein → MNVNEVLQFVDRLVVEKMGRHLNDVEKAVVEGTWQRQSYNDIAEKCHITEGHAGDIASELWQLLSEALGEDIKKSNFRSTLERISIGESQNPNICIANNNYFFGSQIINEPLRKSKESDTNTKSQSSYHDLTLAPKIIKFYNRETELKTLSNWILNQNTPLISVLGRSGIGKSYLVRRFIDLNLEQFEVIIWRSLKYPESSDLLIDDLLNISQKNIKPNNHNKLKQLFDIFRDKQCLIILDDVDNIFINSQLAGQYKTEYQDYQNFFTKIIETENQSHVILISQEKCKEMECLDEELYPVKCLELSGLAHVEILRDMGLKDENLWLNLINLYEGNPFYIKNIANSIKNVFDGYVGEFLAENELVIPKDIQTNLQLLFNRLSPIEQKIVIKLSDSEQLVSREDLKTSLDLSSTDLINSLESLQHRYLVTKITGDKIRFKLSNVFKEYMKNCSKNSC, encoded by the coding sequence ATGAATGTAAATGAAGTGTTACAATTTGTGGATCGGCTAGTTGTTGAAAAAATGGGAAGACACCTCAATGATGTGGAAAAAGCCGTAGTTGAGGGAACTTGGCAAAGACAAAGTTATAATGATATTGCGGAGAAATGTCATATTACAGAAGGTCACGCTGGTGATATTGCGTCTGAATTATGGCAATTACTATCTGAAGCTTTAGGTGAAGATATAAAAAAATCTAATTTTCGTTCAACATTAGAAAGAATCAGCATTGGAGAATCTCAAAATCCTAATATTTGTATTGCTAATAATAATTACTTTTTTGGATCACAAATAATTAATGAGCCTCTTAGAAAAAGTAAAGAAAGTGATACAAATACTAAATCTCAATCATCTTACCACGATTTGACCTTAGCTCCTAAAATAATTAAATTTTATAACAGAGAAACTGAATTAAAAACCCTTTCTAATTGGATTTTAAATCAAAATACACCTTTAATCTCAGTCTTAGGACGATCAGGAATAGGTAAAAGTTACTTGGTTAGAAGATTTATTGATTTAAACTTAGAACAATTTGAAGTTATTATTTGGAGAAGTTTAAAATATCCAGAATCTTCAGATTTATTAATTGATGATTTACTCAATATTAGCCAAAAAAATATTAAACCTAATAACCATAATAAATTAAAACAATTATTTGATATTTTTAGAGATAAACAATGTTTAATTATTCTTGATGATGTGGACAACATCTTTATCAATAGTCAATTGGCAGGACAATACAAGACTGAATATCAAGATTATCAAAACTTTTTTACTAAAATTATTGAAACAGAAAATCAAAGTCATGTAATTTTAATAAGTCAGGAAAAGTGTAAAGAGATGGAATGTTTAGATGAGGAATTATATCCCGTTAAATGCTTAGAGTTATCAGGTTTAGCTCATGTAGAAATTCTAAGAGATATGGGTTTAAAAGATGAAAATCTTTGGTTAAATTTAATCAATTTATATGAAGGAAATCCTTTTTATATTAAAAATATCGCTAACTCAATTAAAAATGTTTTTGATGGTTATGTGGGTGAATTCTTAGCCGAGAATGAATTAGTAATCCCTAAAGATATACAAACAAATTTACAACTATTATTTAATAGATTATCACCGATAGAACAAAAAATTGTAATCAAATTGAGTGATTCTGAACAGCTTGTATCCAGAGAAGATTTAAAAACAAGTTTAGATTTATCTTCAACAGATTTAATTAATAGTTTAGAATCCTTACAACACAGATATTTAGTAACGAAAATAACAGGAGATAAAATTAGGTTTAAATTATCGAACGTTTTCAAAGAATATATGAAAAATTGTAGTAAAAATAGCTGTTAA
- a CDS encoding LysR family transcriptional regulator — MNIDQLEILLVVSEQGSFSEAALSLSISQSAVSRAIAALEDELGVPLLLRGRFGARPTLIGERVMLHAQKILELRETIDYEVNLEKGLQRGKIRVASFRSAATHILPSKVALFRSRFPNVEITITETDPLGIEQALRTGQVDIGLVPLPRSEEFQTWEIARDEYVVLLPSCVGHIPETLTWEELSTYSFILFNYAECTSAVREHWAKWGQSLKVAYQIKEDSTIVSMVAQGLGAAILPRLAALPIPPQVQVRALPAPLERVIGAAIWSNGFHVPAVFAFLDVLRGTGVFLK; from the coding sequence ATGAATATTGACCAATTGGAAATTTTATTAGTCGTGTCAGAACAAGGAAGCTTTTCAGAAGCAGCATTAAGTCTAAGTATCTCTCAATCTGCTGTGAGTCGAGCGATCGCAGCCTTAGAAGATGAACTGGGTGTCCCCTTGCTGCTGCGAGGACGGTTTGGTGCTCGTCCCACCCTAATAGGAGAACGGGTAATGCTACACGCCCAAAAAATCTTAGAACTGCGTGAAACCATTGATTATGAAGTCAATTTAGAAAAAGGCTTACAGCGAGGAAAAATTCGGGTTGCATCCTTTCGCAGCGCCGCAACTCACATCCTTCCCTCAAAAGTTGCTCTATTTCGGAGCCGTTTTCCCAATGTAGAAATCACAATTACCGAAACCGATCCGTTAGGAATTGAACAAGCTTTACGAACAGGTCAAGTCGATATTGGCTTAGTTCCGCTACCCCGTTCTGAAGAATTTCAAACCTGGGAAATAGCCAGAGATGAATATGTGGTGTTGCTCCCTAGCTGTGTCGGTCACATTCCCGAAACCTTAACCTGGGAAGAACTTTCAACCTACTCTTTTATATTATTTAATTATGCCGAATGTACCTCTGCGGTGCGTGAACATTGGGCAAAATGGGGCCAATCGTTAAAAGTCGCCTATCAAATTAAAGAAGATTCAACCATTGTTAGTATGGTCGCCCAAGGCTTAGGAGCCGCAATTTTACCTCGTTTAGCCGCCTTACCCATTCCTCCCCAAGTCCAAGTTAGAGCCTTACCTGCTCCCTTAGAACGAGTGATTGGTGCTGCGATCTGGTCAAATGGCTTCCATGTTCCGGCCGTTTTCGCCTTTCTCGATGTCTTAAGAGGAACGGGAGTATTTTTAAAGTAG
- the cobA gene encoding uroporphyrinogen-III C-methyltransferase — protein sequence MNQPQHCLGKVYLVGAGPGDPGLLTIKGKTLLEFADVVIYDALVSPQILDLINPQAEKIHAGKRRGRHSLLQEETTQLLIEKAQTHAVVVRLKGGDPFIFGRGGEEMEDLIQAGIPVEVVPGITSGIAAPAYAGIPLTHRDHSSSVTFVTGHETAGKYRPSVNWEALAKGSETIVIYMGVHNLPYIIQQLTEAGQSPETPVALIRWGTRPDQEELIGTLETIVQKVEETGFEAPAIAVIGSVVNFKSRLNL from the coding sequence ATGAATCAACCTCAACACTGTTTAGGTAAGGTCTATCTTGTCGGTGCAGGGCCAGGAGACCCCGGCTTATTAACCATTAAAGGAAAAACCTTATTAGAATTTGCAGATGTCGTCATTTATGATGCCTTAGTCAGTCCTCAAATTTTAGATTTAATTAACCCGCAAGCGGAAAAAATTCATGCGGGAAAACGACGGGGACGACACTCATTATTACAAGAAGAAACTACTCAACTGTTAATTGAAAAGGCTCAAACTCATGCCGTTGTGGTGCGGTTAAAAGGAGGAGATCCGTTTATTTTTGGTCGCGGTGGTGAAGAAATGGAAGATTTAATTCAAGCGGGTATTCCCGTTGAGGTTGTACCCGGAATTACATCAGGAATTGCGGCTCCTGCTTATGCGGGAATTCCCTTAACCCATCGAGATCATAGTTCATCTGTTACCTTTGTAACCGGTCATGAAACCGCAGGAAAATATCGACCTTCTGTGAATTGGGAAGCACTCGCCAAAGGTTCAGAAACCATCGTTATTTATATGGGAGTTCACAATTTACCCTATATTATTCAACAGTTAACCGAAGCTGGACAGTCTCCAGAAACTCCTGTGGCGTTAATTCGCTGGGGAACTCGACCGGATCAAGAAGAGTTAATTGGAACTTTAGAAACCATTGTTCAAAAAGTAGAAGAAACAGGTTTTGAAGCCCCTGCGATCGCTGTTATTGGTTCTGTTGTGAATTTTAAATCCCGTTTAAATTTGTAG